CAGGGACCGAGATTTAAAGATGTAGAAGATAGCCAGACCCAGGAGGGAGCTGATTTGGACAATCCAGAGAATTTCGGTAAAGCCAAAAAGCAGGGATAGGCTGGCTAGATAGAGGAAGTCGCCTGAGCCGATAGACTTGGACATTTTTTCTGTCACAAAGGCTAGGACCAAAAAGCCACAGAAGAGCCAATTGAGTTGAGATAAGATTAGGGCTACAAGGGTAAAGACCAACCAGACCATGAAGGGATATTCCTGGTGTTTGATGTCATAAATAGTCAAGACCAGGCCGCCAAGGACCAGCACCATTTCCATAAGGGAAAGGACTTGAAAATGGCAGAGCAGGACCAAGAGACCAGACAAGACTTCCAGTCCCAGATACCAATAAGGGATTTTGGCTCTGCAGTAGCGGCATTTGGATTTGGTCAGGACTTGGGAAACAATGGGAATCAAATCCCAGGCCTTGAGCCTACGCTTGCAGGCATTGCAGTGGCTGGCAGGTGCAACGATAGATTGCTCGGGAAACCGGTCGATGACCAGACCGAGGAAGGAACCGATAGAGGCTCCAAGGAAAAATAAGATAATTGCTTTCATACCTATTAGTTCGCAAATGGGAGAGGAAAATGAGATATTTTTTAAAATTTTTTTACAAAATTTCGATGGTGCTTTGGACAATGCCAAAGGTAATGAGAGAATTTCGTATGTTTGCTTTGGTCTTGTCTGCTACAGCAGGATTTGTTAGTTTGACCGTCACTGTCGCACAATGGTCATATCCATCCATGGTCCAGACATTTAGCTGAGTGATTTCGTGAACATTTTCAAGAGCCAGGAGGACTCCTTTAACTTCTTCAAGATTTACTCCTTGCGGACTGGTTTCAAGTAAAATCTTAACATTGTTCCAAGCTTTTGGCAGGGCTTTGGAGAGGATGAAGATAGCAATACCGAGTGAGAGTAATGGGTCTAGAAAGTACCAATCAGTGAATTGAAGAATGATGGAAACAAGGATGACCGCCAGCCATCCCAAAATATCCTCTAAAAAGTGTAAGCTGAGAATGGATTCATTATGGCTATGGCCATTTTTTACAATACGAGAAGCAAAGAAATTGATGATGACAGCGATAATCCCAAGTATCAGCATCCCATCCTGATTGACAGGCTGGGGATGGAAAAGATTGGGAATGTTTTCTACAAGGATCAAGCTGGAGCCGATAATCAGAATGCTGGAAGTCAAGAGAGCAGCCAAAATATTCCATCTCTTGTAGCCAAAAGGATAGAACTTGTCAGCAGGTTTATTGGCATAGGTTTGCATGATGGCAGAGCTTCCGATGGCGAGGGCGTCACCCAAATCATGAACAGCATCTGCTAAGATGGCGCTGGAACCAAAGAGCCAGCCAAAGATAAACTCGATGATAGAAAAGCTGAGATTGAGGAGAAAAGCGATAAATGTATTTTTAGAAGATGACATGAGATTCCCTTTCTGTGTTATACTGTTTATAGGTTTATTATGTACTGTAATGAGCCGAAAAACTAGAAACAAGAGAAACGGTTTGTCTTTTTCTGAACAAATTGTTTGAAATGTACGAAAAATGGATAGACGAATTGCAAAAACAAAAAGAGCTATTTTTCAGGCTTTTTTGACCTTATTAAATGATAAAGGTTATGATGACATGCGCGTGCAGGATGTTATTGACCTGGCAGATGTGGGGCGTTCCACTTTCTATGCCCACTATGCCAGTAAAGAGGCTCTTTTGGAAGAACTTTGTCATGACCTCTTTCACCACTTATTTACAGGTCGTGAAGATGCGGATGTGAAGACTTTGTTGGCTCATATTTTCAAACACTTTCGAACCAATCAAGACCGAGTTGCCAGCCTTTTATTGTCCCGCAATGCCTATTTTCTAAGAGAACTGGAAGCGGAGCTGAAACACGACATTTTTCCAAAAGTGGTTGAAGACTACATGCAGGGCAAGGGGAATCTTCCAGAGGATTTGCTGGTACATTTTGTTGTGACCACTTTTGTGGAGACGGTCAGCTGGTGGTTGCAGCAACGCAAAAAGGTGGACGAAGCCACCTTGACCGAATATTATGTAAGATTATTAGCTTAAGGAGTGAAAATGCTTAGACCTTTACACATGGCTCATGCCTTTTTAGAAGAGATTTTAACAGACCAGGACCTAGCGGTCGATGCGACTATGGGAAATGGCCATGACACGCTATTTTTAGCCCAGCGAGCAGGAAAAGTTGTGGCCTTTGATATTCAGGAACAAGCCCTGACCACAACAGCTGAAAAACTAGAAAAAGCTGGCTTGACCAATGCCAAATTGGTTTTGTCAGGGCACGAAAATTTAGACCAGTATGTGGATGAATGCAAGGCAGCAATTTTTAATCTAGGCTATTTACCGTCAGCGGATAAATCGGTCATCACCCTACCTGATACGACCTTGGAGGCCATTCAAAAAGTCCTGGACTGCCTGGTGGTAGGTGGCCGTCTAGCTATCATGATTTACTATGGTCATGAGGGTGGAAGTAGAGAAAAGGATGCTGTGCTGGACTTTGTGAAAGGATTGGACCAGACTGTCTTTACAGCCATGCTCTACCAGCCCCTCAATCAGGTCAATACACCGCCATTTTTGGTCATGGTAGAACGGATGAAATAGTTTAGTGTTATCCTACTGAGAAAGCGGAGGTGATTTTATCAGTCATACATTTATCTTGATACTCTTATTGATTTTATTGATTGTGTCCAATACCCTTTATAGGCTCAATCCAAAACTGCCCCTGCCCTTTGTCCAGCTGCTCTTGGGGGTCCTGGTCGGTGCCTTGTTTGGTGACGAGACTGTGGGGATTGACGCCGGGCTTTTCCTGGCCCTGGTCATTGCTCCTCTCAACTTCCGTGAGGGACAGGAGAGTGATATTGAGAGTTTGAAGCGACATAAGTCCACTATTGCTTACTTGATTTTTCCTCTGGTCTTTTTGACCACTCTGGCTATTGGTGGCTTGGCAGGTTATCTTCTCCCTGTGGAAATTCCCCTGCCACTTAGCTTTGCCCTGGGAGCTGCCTTAGCTCCGACGGATGCTGTGGCCTTTCTGGCCTTGTCCAAACGCTTTAAGTTTCCCAAGAAGTTAGAAGAAATCCTGACCCTGGAAGGCTTGCTCAACGACGCGAGTGGCCTTGTTGCCTTCCAATTTGCCATCCTGGCCTTGACGACCGGGACCTTTTCCCTCCTGCAGGCCAGTGGGCAATTGGTCTGGGTTTTGCTTGCTGGTGCCCTTGTTGGCTTACTCTTTGTATTCTTGCACCGAGCGGCCGTTTCTATTCTGGAAAAATTAGATGCGGCTGATGTTGCTGGGGTCCTCTTGCTGGAAATCTCCTTGCCTCTCTTGGCCTATCTAGTAGCTAGTTATCTAGGCGGGTCAGGCATTATCGCCGTCGTGATTGCTGGTCTTTTCCAGTCCAAGCAATTGAAGAAAATGTCCCTCTTTGATGCGCGTGTCAACCGAGTGACGTTCATTATCTGGGAAACCTTGAGCTTTATTCTCAATGGCTTTGTCTTTATCGTTTTTGGTTATGAATTTACCCGGATTGTCCAGCCGGCCTTGAAGAATCCCTTCATCAGTAATGCTTGGCTGATGACGACGGTCTTGGTCTTGACTGCCAGTCTCTTTCTGGTTCGATTTGTGGGTATTTTCCTGTTGAAATTAGTCAAGAAATCTGGCGATTACCAACTAAAGAACCTGCTTATCTTGACCTTTTCTGGAATGAAGGGCTCGGTTTCCATAGCAACCATTCTCCTGCTGCCGGAAGTGGATCAGACAACCTACAGTCTCATCCTCTTTACGGTCGGCATGGTTACCCTCTTTAGTTTCCTGACCGGTCTCCTTGTCCTGCCCCTTTTAGCAGAACCTCGAACAGAGGCGACCATCCCAGAAGGTCCCGCACGCTTGGCGATTTTGAAGGAAGTGATTGATGTCTTAGAAATAGATGTGGAGCATGCCAACAATCCTAGTACTATCTATGCAGTTATCGGTCAATACTATAAGCGGATGGAAAATCTGCAACGCCAGCTCATTCCTGTGGAGCGACGACGTGAAGTTGCCAAATTACGCTTGAAAATCCTAGAAATTGAACGAGCTGGTCTTGAAAAACGGTTTGAAGAGGGCCTGTTGGATATGTCTTCCTACCGGATTTACCAATCCTATCTCAGCGAAATGGAGCAGGACATCAACCGAGACTTGGTAGCTACCTGGACCTATCTCTTTATGATTGGTCGCCGGGTCCTGGCCAAGTGGTACCATGAATGGGTGGAATTGGTGAAAAACAAGGGACGATGGATGAAAGCTGACAATCAACATGGTCATCCAGACCTGTCAGATTTGTTTATTGCAAATACGGTTGATATCATTGCCTTCCTCAATAGTTGCCAGTCAAACTATCCCAAGGACTATCTGACTATTCTCAAGCGCTACCGGGTCTACCAGTCCCAGCTTGTCTTGGCTGGGGTTCGAGTAGAAGACCTGATTGGTCGTCTCAAACCGGATAATTTGGAGGATTTGCTGCGAGGATTTTACTTGGAAAGGAAGATTGTGGCGGAATACGAGGCAG
The sequence above is a segment of the Streptococcus suis genome. Coding sequences within it:
- a CDS encoding prepilin peptidase; the protein is MKAIILFFLGASIGSFLGLVIDRFPEQSIVAPASHCNACKRRLKAWDLIPIVSQVLTKSKCRYCRAKIPYWYLGLEVLSGLLVLLCHFQVLSLMEMVLVLGGLVLTIYDIKHQEYPFMVWLVFTLVALILSQLNWLFCGFLVLAFVTEKMSKSIGSGDFLYLASLSLLFGFTEILWIVQISSLLGLAIFYIFKSRSLPYVPFLFLASILVTIVL
- a CDS encoding cation diffusion facilitator family transporter, with translation MSSSKNTFIAFLLNLSFSIIEFIFGWLFGSSAILADAVHDLGDALAIGSSAIMQTYANKPADKFYPFGYKRWNILAALLTSSILIIGSSLILVENIPNLFHPQPVNQDGMLILGIIAVIINFFASRIVKNGHSHNESILSLHFLEDILGWLAVILVSIILQFTDWYFLDPLLSLGIAIFILSKALPKAWNNVKILLETSPQGVNLEEVKGVLLALENVHEITQLNVWTMDGYDHCATVTVKLTNPAVADKTKANIRNSLITFGIVQSTIEIL
- a CDS encoding TetR/AcrR family transcriptional regulator, with the protein product MDRRIAKTKRAIFQAFLTLLNDKGYDDMRVQDVIDLADVGRSTFYAHYASKEALLEELCHDLFHHLFTGREDADVKTLLAHIFKHFRTNQDRVASLLLSRNAYFLRELEAELKHDIFPKVVEDYMQGKGNLPEDLLVHFVVTTFVETVSWWLQQRKKVDEATLTEYYVRLLA
- a CDS encoding class I SAM-dependent methyltransferase codes for the protein MLRPLHMAHAFLEEILTDQDLAVDATMGNGHDTLFLAQRAGKVVAFDIQEQALTTTAEKLEKAGLTNAKLVLSGHENLDQYVDECKAAIFNLGYLPSADKSVITLPDTTLEAIQKVLDCLVVGGRLAIMIYYGHEGGSREKDAVLDFVKGLDQTVFTAMLYQPLNQVNTPPFLVMVERMK
- a CDS encoding sodium:proton antiporter, coding for MILLIVSNTLYRLNPKLPLPFVQLLLGVLVGALFGDETVGIDAGLFLALVIAPLNFREGQESDIESLKRHKSTIAYLIFPLVFLTTLAIGGLAGYLLPVEIPLPLSFALGAALAPTDAVAFLALSKRFKFPKKLEEILTLEGLLNDASGLVAFQFAILALTTGTFSLLQASGQLVWVLLAGALVGLLFVFLHRAAVSILEKLDAADVAGVLLLEISLPLLAYLVASYLGGSGIIAVVIAGLFQSKQLKKMSLFDARVNRVTFIIWETLSFILNGFVFIVFGYEFTRIVQPALKNPFISNAWLMTTVLVLTASLFLVRFVGIFLLKLVKKSGDYQLKNLLILTFSGMKGSVSIATILLLPEVDQTTYSLILFTVGMVTLFSFLTGLLVLPLLAEPRTEATIPEGPARLAILKEVIDVLEIDVEHANNPSTIYAVIGQYYKRMENLQRQLIPVERRREVAKLRLKILEIERAGLEKRFEEGLLDMSSYRIYQSYLSEMEQDINRDLVATWTYLFMIGRRVLAKWYHEWVELVKNKGRWMKADNQHGHPDLSDLFIANTVDIIAFLNSCQSNYPKDYLTILKRYRVYQSQLVLAGVRVEDLIGRLKPDNLEDLLRGFYLERKIVAEYEADQLISDQVAKDLRRNINQLESYSLREFDSF